A genomic window from Silene latifolia isolate original U9 population chromosome Y, ASM4854445v1, whole genome shotgun sequence includes:
- the LOC141629651 gene encoding protein FAR-RED IMPAIRED RESPONSE 1-like, protein MEEHVPTDIEWFRICYDIRRQWVMAHYKDLRMGGILRTTQRSESENSFFKRFEARNGTLVEFWMRFESALDQQRHNQKRLDNENRHSNPKLCSKLAIEADGAKIYTHDIFEEFQEELKNAIGGFSCKGFLESNNLEVTTLKDSLGGRNFDVQYNPGTFEARCSCKLFERKGVICRHIIWIYSGNGVNKIPESAIARRWTKDALRSGDYSTGECTDDVDIVDSKQLQMTKLWAEINETVGVFVDKEKEDVEGLTNLIREFREKLTPVGEKLNKQQEMEKLLGCKASKEISILPPKYSKNKGSGKRILSSKAKAIAFASKPKRMCNNCKQMAHHDKRNCPNPFAEHPP, encoded by the exons ATGGAGGAACACGTACCTACCGACATTGAATGGTTTCGGATTTGCTATGATATAAGGAGGCAGTGGGTGATGGCGCACTATAAGGACTTGAGAATGGGTGGTATTTTGAGGACGACACAGCGGTCGGAAAGTGAAAACAGTTTTTTCAAGAGGTTTGAGGCGAGAAATGGTACtcttgttgagttttggatgcgctTTGAAAGTGCTTTGGACCAACAAAGACACAACCAGAAGAGGCTTGATAACGAAAACCGTCATTCAAACCCAAAGTTATGCAGTAAGTTGGCAATAGAGGCCGATGGTGCGAAGATTTACACACATGATATTTTCGAGGAGTTTCAAGAGGAGTTAAAGAATGCAATTGGTGGATTTAGTTGCAAGGGTTTCTTGGAGTCGAACAACTTAGAGGTTACTACCTTGAAGGATTCATTGGGAGGCCGTAACTTTGATGTTCAGTATAACCCAG GGACTTTTGAGGCGAGGTGTTCCTGTAAACTTTTTGAGAGGAAGGGAGTAATCTGCAGGCACATAATTTGGATTTATTCCGGTAATGGGGTAAATAAAATTCCGGAATCTGCGATTGCTAGGAGATGGACAAAGGACGCATTGCGGAGTGGTGACTATAGTACCGGGGAGTGTACAGATGACGTGGATATTGTAGACAGTAAGCAACTTCAGATGACAAAATTGTGGGCGGAAATTAATGAAACAGTTGGAGTGTTTGTTGATAAGGAAAAGGAAGACGTTGAAGGTCTTACTAATTTAATAAGGGAATTTAGAGAGAAGCTGACACCGGTAGGTGAGAAGTTGAATAAACAACAGGAAATGGAGAAATTACTTGGTTGTAAAGCAAGTAAGGAGATTTCTATACTGCCACCTAAATATTCcaaaaacaaagggagtgggaaaAGGATTTTGTCTAGTAAGGCGAAGGCCATTGCATTTGCCAGTAAGCCGAAACGCATGTGCAATAATTGCAAGCAAATGGCACACCATGACAAGAGGAACTGTCCTAACCCTTTTGCTGAGCATCCACCATAA